The following are encoded together in the Chiroxiphia lanceolata isolate bChiLan1 chromosome 8, bChiLan1.pri, whole genome shotgun sequence genome:
- the LOC116790540 gene encoding cytochrome P450 2H1-like, which produces MELLGTTTIFLLVCISCLLLLATWRSSSQKGKEPPGPFSLPIVGNLLQLNPWNVPESLKKLSEKYGPVFTIHLGPKKVVVLYGYDVMKEALIDQGDDFSGRGLLPLVEKLFQGTGIVTSNGETWKQLRRFALTTLRDFGMGKKGIEERIQEEAHFLVERLKNTHERPFDPNNFLIHAVSNIICSIVFGDRFDYEDKKFLTLIDLIDENNKLQASLHTQLYNFFPTVMESIPGPHKKLIKNVEQVDQFTTEIVMEHQKTLDPTCPRDFIDAFLNKMEQEKGNVDSKFTTETLTRTTLDLFLAGTGTTSLTLRYAILILHKYPEIVEKMQKEIDSVIGRDRSPRMADRSQMPYTEAVIHEIQRYIDFLPLNVPHAVIRDTKFRDYFIPKGTMVFPMLTSVLHDSKEFPDPEKFDPGHFLNANGTFKKSDYFMPFSTGKRVCAGEGLARMEIFIFLTSILQNFTLKPIMDPKDIDITPVVTALASMPRPYQVSFVPR; this is translated from the exons ATGGAGCTCCTGGGAACGACTACTATTTTCTTGCTTGTCTGTATCTCATGCCTTCTTCTCTTGGCCACCTGGAGAAGCTCATCACAAAAAGGGAAGGAGCCTCCTGGTCCCTTCTCACTTCCCATTGttggaaacctgctccagctgaacccATGGAACGTGCCTGAAAGCTTGAAGAAG CTCAGTGAGAAGTATGGTCCTGTCTTCACAATACATTTAGGCCCAAAAAAGGTTGTGGTATTGTATGGTTATGATGTTATGAAAGAAGCTCTGATTGATCAAGGAGATGACTTCAGTGGAAGAGGCCTTCTACCACTGGTTGAAAAACTCTTCCAAGGCACAG GCATTGTGACTAGCAATGGCGAGACCTGGAAGCAGCTCCGACGATTTGCACTCACCACCTTGCGGGATTTTGGGATGGGGAAAAAGGGCATCGAGGAGCGAATCCAGGAGGAAGCTCATTTTCTGGTGGAGAGGCTCAAGAACACACACG AGCGACCTTTCGACCCTAACAACTTCCTAATCCATGCTGTTTCCAACATCATCTGCTCCATTGTCTTTGGGGATCGGTTTGACTACGAGGACAAGAAATTTCTAACTTTAATCGATTTGATAGATGAAAACAACAAGCTTCAGGCCTCTCTACACACACAG ctatATAATTTCTTCCCAACTGTCATGGAGTCAATACCTGGACCGCAtaaaaaactgataaaaaatgTTGAGCAAGTCGATCAATTTACAACAGAAATCGTAATGGAGCACCAGAAAACCCTGGATCCCACTTGTCCTCGAGATTTTATTGATGCTTTTCTTAACAAAATGGAACAG gagaaaggaaatgttGACTCAAAATTCACCACTGAGACCTTGACCAGAACCACGCTCGACTTGTTCCTTGCAGGAACAGGGACCACCAGCCTCACACTGAGATATGCAATTCTGATTCTCCATAAATACCCAGAGATAGTAG agaaaatgcaaaaggagATTGATTCCGTGATTGGCCGGGACCGAAGCCCCCGCATGGCAGATCGGAGCCAGATGCCCTACACGGAGGCTGTGATCCATGAAATCCAGAGATACATTGATTTCCTTCCACTGAATGTCCCACATGCTGTGATCAGAGACACCAAGTTCAGAGACTATTTTATCCCCAAG GGCACTATGGTATTCCCTATGCTGACTTCCGTCCTACATGATAGCAAGGAATTTCCAGATCCAGAAAAATTTGACCCAGGACATTTCCTGAATGCAAATGGTACCTTTAAAAAGAGTGACTACTTTATGCCATTTTCTACAG gaAAACGTGTCTGTGCAGGAGAAGGTCTGGCCCGGATGGAGATATTCATATTCTTAACATCCATCCTGCAGAACTTCACTTTGAAGCCTATTATGGATCCCAAGGACATTGACATTACTCCAGTAGTCACTGCTCTGGCAAGCATGCCCCGACCCTATCAGGTCTCTTTTGTTCCACGTTAG